TTAGAACTTGAAGAGTTGGTTGAAAGTTTTAATTCATAAAATAATATAATCCAAACTAAAATAAGCTAAAAAGGAGATAAAATGTCATTAAAAGAGCAATTAAACGAAGATTTAAAACAAGCGATGAGAGATAAAGAAGTAGTAAAAAGAGACTCAATAAGAGCTATAAATACTATGATTAAACAAATTGAAGTTGATGAGAGAAGAGTTTTAGATGATGCTGAAGTTATTAAACTTATTCAAAAAGGAATAAAACAAAGAGAAGAGGCAATAGCTCAGTATAGTGCAGCTTCAAGAGCTGATTTAGTAGAAAAAGAGCAAAGTCAAGTTGATATTTTTATGCAATATCTACCAAAACAACTAAGTGATGAAGAGCTAGAATCTGGTATGAAAGAGATAATTAGCGAAGTTGGTGCAACAAGCTTAAAAGATATGGGTAAAGTTATGGGAGCTGCTTCAAAGAAATTTGCAGGTATTGCTGATGGAAAAAGAATAAATGAAATGGTAAAAAAACTTTTAGGATAAAAAATGCAAGAATTCTTTGATAAGCTTTGTAAATTAGAAAAATTAGAGATTGAAAAAAATAAAATCAATTCAAATGAAGAGCTAATTACTCTTTTATTAAAAAGAGTTCCAACAAAAAATGTAAAAGTTTTAGTAAATATTTTGAAACAATCTTTAATTCCTTCAATTAGTCAAGATGAAAATGAAGAACTTGAAGAGCTTTTTTCATCTATTGAGAAGAATGAAAAGCTAATTTTTGAAAAAGATATTCAAGAAAAAATTGAGCAGTTCATTGCACAAAGATTTGAAAAAGATAAAAAAGTAATTATTGAAAAAACTTCTGATATATCAAAACTCGTCGTAATAATGGAGGAGTTTTTAAATGAAGCAATATCTAGTAGTGGAAATGGTTCTAAAAATGTATTAAATATAAAAGAGAAATTAAAATCAATAGATATAAACAATGCAAATTTAAATACTCTTTCAAAAATTCAAGAAGAGCTTATAAATGCAGCAACTTCAATTGAAGAAGAGATGAATAGTGTTTCAAGTAAATTACAATCTGGGAAAACAAAAGTTCAGGAGCTTGAAGATAAGATAAAAAATCTTGAAGATGAACTAAATAAAACAAAAAATGAGAGTATGAGAGACCATTTAACTGGACTTCTTACAAGAAAAACTTTCTATGATGAGCTAAAAAGAATAGATAGTTCATTTACAAGAATAGGTACACAATATGCAATTATTTTCTTTGATATTGACCATTTTAAAAAGATTAATGATACTTTTGGACATGAAGGTGGAGATGTAGTTCTTTCAACTTTTGGAAAAATTTTAAATAAAAGTATTAGAGATTTAGATATTGTTGGCAGATATGGTGGGGAAGAGTTTATTGCTATTGTACATTTTAAAGAGACAAAAGAGCTTTTATTATTTCTAAAAAGAATAAAATCAATAGTTACAGAAAATAGCTTTGTATATAAAGATAAACAACTAAAAGTTACTTTTTCTGCTGGAGTTACTATTAGAAATTCTTATAAAAACTATGATGAAGCTATTACAAAAGCAGATAAACTGCTTTATGAAGCAAAAAATTCAGGAAGAAATAAAATCATTTTAGAAAATGGGATGGAGTTTTAATCCATTTCTATTTTAATTTTTTTGATATTTTATTAACTAAGTAAAAAAATTCTATTAAAATTAATCTATAATCTCTAATCTACTACCTAAATTTGCCATTCCACAAGAGTAAACAAAGCTTGTAACAACTCCATCAATTTTTAATTTTGCAAAATCTTGAACATTTTGTAAATTTATTCCCCCACTACAAATGATTTTTATATTTTTAAAGCTTTTATCTCTTAATTCAACAACTTTTTTTAACTCATCAAGGCTTACTTTATCAAGCTGTACAACATCAACTCCATTTTCAAATAGATTTTTACAATCTTCAAAACTTGAACTCTCAACAACTACTTTTTTTTCTGGCATTTTTGCTTTAAATTTTAAAATTTGTTCATAAAATTCTAAATTATCTTTGTAAACTTTTCTATGGTGTGGGAAAAATAGTATAGTTTCACTAAGGTTTAATCTATGGATTAATCCTCCTCCATTTAAAACAGATTTTATACAAAACTTTTTTGAAAAAGGGTATGTTTTTCTAGTTGTCAAAAGTTGGCAATTATCATTTACCTCTTTTATTTTTTCAAGCATTAAGGCTGTAGTTGTCGCGATTTGAGAACTATATTCTAAAATTAGTTGAGTTGTTCTCCAAACTTTATGAATATTTTCATAAGCTCCGCTAAAAGCTAAAATAGTTTCACCTTTTTTTACTTTTGTTTTTGAGATTTTCATCTCTAAAATATCACAATCTAAAAGTTTTGCAATCCTACTAGATTCTTCCACACCAGATATAACAATATCATCTCTTGTAAAAATCTCTAATTTTACTTTTATTTTGGCTTTTTCTTGTAAAAAGGTAGTCAAATCTAAATATGGTAAATCATCATTTAAAAGCTCTATTAGCTCATTATCACTAAAATGTATCATAATTTAGGCAATATTTGAAGATAAAAAATCTATTTTTTTAAGAGTTGAACTTTTTTTATTAAATTCATTCTCAATTTTTATTCTATTTTTACAAAGATACTCTAAAACTAATGGTTCTTGCTTTTGAACTAGATTTAAAATAGCCAATTTCATAGAAGTATAAAACTCCTCTTCAACATAGATATTTTCTGCAATCTTCTCAATTATAACTTTTTCATTATTTTCTAAATAACTATTTTCAAGAAGAGATAAAACTATTTTTGCAACTTTATAGTTTGTTATATGTCTTAAAAATTTGTAAAACTTTAGTGATAAATCAAGTAAATATTGACCATTTACTGACTCTTCAATTTTTGTTATTTTTTTTGTTTTTAGGAATTCTATTAAATCATCATCACTAAAAGCGTACTCTAGTAAATCTAAAATTTTTCTTTTATCTTGTTTTTTCCACTTATAATATGTTGGGGCTGAAAACTCAAAAAGTTCTAGCATTATTTTCTCTTTTGTCAAAACAATTCCTTAAAATAATTTTTTTTCATTATATACTTTAGTAAATAAAGTTTTAATTAAATAAATTACTAAAAATAGAGTACTTATTTTATCAACTCTTTTTTATTTGCTATATTTTGTAAATAGTCACTTATTTGAATTAGACAAAAAGTTATTATAAATATCATAAGACCTGGGAAAAAACTAAGCCACCAAGCAATATCAATAACGGCTTTCCCATCACTTAGTAAACTCCCCCAACTCATATTTGGGGGATTTACTCCTAATCCTAAAAAAGATAATCCTGATTCAGCTAAAATTGCTCCAGCAACACCAAAAGAGAAAGAGATTAGAAAAATTGGAGCTAAAAGTGGAGCAAAATACTTTAAAATAATTTTTATTTTACTTACATTTGCCAGTTTTAAAATCTTTATAAAAGGCTTATTTCCTAGTGCAAAGCTCTCACTTCTTATCATTCTTGACATTCCCATCCAACCAGTTATTGAAATAACTACTATTAAAATAAGAGCATTTGCTTCAATATAAGAAACTAAAGCTAAAAGTAAAAAAAATGTAGGAAAAGTCAAAAATAGATCAATAATTATTGTAATAGTTTTATCAACATAACCCTTAAAAAAACCTGCTGTAATTCCAATAATTAATCCTAAAAAAGATGAAAAAGAGGCTGCTAAAAATCCAATTATAAGTGAAGTTTGTCCACCTTGTAAAACTCTTGCAAAAATATCTCGTCCCAATCTATCTGTACCCATAATATGTTCAAATGAGGGAGCTAATAAAATTTTATTTGGATCTAAAAAATATGGAGAAACAGTATAAAAAATTGGCAAAATAAACATTGCCAAACTAATAACTACTAATAAACCTAAAGCAAATCTAAACATTAAACTGTGTAACTATAATAAGATAGGGAACTTTTTCCAAATTTTCTAGTTTTTTCTAAGCTAAACTTACCTAAAATTTGTGGAACTTCAAGTTTTGATTCATGTTCTATAATAATTTTAAAAATATTATTTGACTCAAGATTTGCAATCATTCTAAAAGATTTATCATAGATATCTTCCATTCCATCTCTATAATCAAAAGGTGGGTCAATATATAAAACAATCTCATCTTTAGAATTTCTTAAAAAATCTAAAATAAGAGGAGTTTGAACAAAAGCATTTCCTTGAATTGTTTGGCATTTTTCTATATTTACAGTTTTACAATTTTTTAACAAAATAGAATAAGAGCTTTTATCAAGTTCAATAAAATAAGCTCTTTTTGCTCCTCTACTAATTGCTTCAAGTCCAATAGAACCACTTCCTGCAAATGATTCAATAAAAATTTTATCAATTATATCAAACTGTAAAACATTAAAAACAGACTCTTTTAGCATAGCTTTTGAACTTCTTGTAACATCTAAACTAGGAAGTTCTAAAACCTTACCTTTATAAGCTCCAGCTATAATTTTTGTCGTTGGTTTACTCTCTTTCATCTTTTTGCCTTTTTTTATGATTATCTTGCATAGCTTTCAGCTCGTAATTCTCTTATTACATTTATTTTAATTTCACCAGGATATTGAACCTTTTGTTCAATCTCTTTTGCTATTTCAGTTGCTAAAAGTATAGCTTCATCATCATTTACAAGTTCTGCATTTACTATTACTCTTACTTCTCTTCCTGCATTTATAGCATAAGCATTTGTAACTCCAACTTTACTTGTAGTAATATTTTCAATCTCTTCAACTCTTTTTAGAAAGCTTTCAAGAACTTCTCTTCTAGCTCCTGGTCTTGCAGCACTTAAAGCATCAGCAGCACAAACAGCAGCACTTTCCACATTTATTGGTTCTTCATGTCCATGGTGAGCATAAATCGCATTTATAACAGTTTCACACTCCCCATATCTTTTACAGATTTCTGCTCCTAAATCCACATGGCTTCCAGGAGCTTCATGTGTTAAAGCCTTTCCAATATCATGCATAATTCCAGCTCGTCTAGCTAATATGGCATCTCCACCCATTTGAACAGCAATTAATCCAGCCAAATGAGCAACTTCAAGAGTGTGAGCTAATGCATTTTGTCCATAAGAAGCTCTATATCTAAGTCTTCCGACAAGTTTTATAAGTTCAGGATGCATAGATTTTATTCCAAGTTCCAGAACAACATCTTCACCCTCTTTTTGAATATTTTTATCAAACTCTGCTTTTACTTTTTTATATATTTCTTCTATTCTTGCTGGTTGGATTCTTCCATCTTCAAGAAGTTCTTGAATAGTTTTTGTAGCAATTGCTCTTCTATAAAGATTAAAAGATGAAACAGTAATAGTATTTGGAGTATCATCAATAATAATATCAACTCCTAGTAACATCTCAAGGGCTTTTATATTTCTTCCCTCTTTTCCTATAATTTTTCCTTTTGTCTCTTCATCATTTAAAGGAATATTATTTATAAGTCTTTCAGCTGCAAACTCTCCTGCATATCTTGTAACTGCTTGAGATAAAATATTATTTACCTCTTGTTTTGAGTTTTGTTCAGCAAGTTTATATTTTTTTCTAAAAATTGATGCAATTGTGGCTCTTGAATCCTCTTTTACCTTTTCAAGCATAAGTTCTGTAGCTTCACTCTTTGTAAGTCCACTAGCATTTTCAAGTATTTTTATAGCTTCAAAAGTTTTTTGCTCATAAGTTCTTTTTTGCTCTTCTATTCCCTCTCTTAAAATAGCAATTTTTCTATTATTTTCAGATATTTCATCTTTTTGTCTTTTTATAAGTCTTAACTCACTTTCAAGATGTTCATTTAACTCTTTCTCTTTTTTTTCTATTTTGAAAAGCATATTTTCATACTCTTTTCTAGCACTTTTAAACTCTCTATCACACTCAAATTTCGCCTTTAATTGAGCATCTTTAAGTGCAACTTCAGCTTCATGTTCTATTATTTTTGCTTTTGCTTTTGCTTGTTCGATAAAAACTTCAAACTTTGCTTTATTTATCTTTTTTAGAACAAAAATTGTAACTGCCGAACTAAAAAATCCTGCAATTACAGCTACTATCATATTTTCCATTTAAAACCTATCCCGTAATTATGTAATCTGCTTTTATATCGTAATTATCACTTAAAATCTCTTTACTTTTGCAAAGTACCAATTGAGTAAAAACTATTGTAGGTTTATATCCTAATCTATAAAAAAATCTATCATACATACCTTTTCCAAAACCAATTCGCTTATTCAAACTATCAACTCCAACAATAGGAACTATTGCCAAATCTATCTTTTTTGGTTTAAAAAAAGAGTTTTGGGGTTCATAAATTCCAAATCTCTTCTTATTTAAAGGTAATCTATATCTCACCATTTTAAAGCTATCATCTTGCATAAA
The Aliarcobacter faecis genome window above contains:
- a CDS encoding ABC transporter permease; its protein translation is MFRFALGLLVVISLAMFILPIFYTVSPYFLDPNKILLAPSFEHIMGTDRLGRDIFARVLQGGQTSLIIGFLAASFSSFLGLIIGITAGFFKGYVDKTITIIIDLFLTFPTFFLLLALVSYIEANALILIVVISITGWMGMSRMIRSESFALGNKPFIKILKLANVSKIKIILKYFAPLLAPIFLISFSFGVAGAILAESGLSFLGLGVNPPNMSWGSLLSDGKAVIDIAWWLSFFPGLMIFIITFCLIQISDYLQNIANKKELIK
- the rsmD gene encoding 16S rRNA (guanine(966)-N(2))-methyltransferase RsmD, giving the protein MKESKPTTKIIAGAYKGKVLELPSLDVTRSSKAMLKESVFNVLQFDIIDKIFIESFAGSGSIGLEAISRGAKRAYFIELDKSSYSILLKNCKTVNIEKCQTIQGNAFVQTPLILDFLRNSKDEIVLYIDPPFDYRDGMEDIYDKSFRMIANLESNNIFKIIIEHESKLEVPQILGKFSLEKTRKFGKSSLSYYSYTV
- the modD gene encoding ModD protein; this encodes MIHFSDNELIELLNDDLPYLDLTTFLQEKAKIKVKLEIFTRDDIVISGVEESSRIAKLLDCDILEMKISKTKVKKGETILAFSGAYENIHKVWRTTQLILEYSSQIATTTALMLEKIKEVNDNCQLLTTRKTYPFSKKFCIKSVLNGGGLIHRLNLSETILFFPHHRKVYKDNLEFYEQILKFKAKMPEKKVVVESSSFEDCKNLFENGVDVVQLDKVSLDELKKVVELRDKSFKNIKIICSGGINLQNVQDFAKLKIDGVVTSFVYSCGMANLGSRLEIID
- a CDS encoding GatB/YqeY domain-containing protein; this translates as MSLKEQLNEDLKQAMRDKEVVKRDSIRAINTMIKQIEVDERRVLDDAEVIKLIQKGIKQREEAIAQYSAASRADLVEKEQSQVDIFMQYLPKQLSDEELESGMKEIISEVGATSLKDMGKVMGAASKKFAGIADGKRINEMVKKLLG
- a CDS encoding 5-formyltetrahydrofolate cyclo-ligase is translated as MNTNHKSDFRISSLKRLKFYSSFKKYSKSKKIVEKLKYIIKKEGAKNILLFVPLDLEVNIKPLILELRRAKKGVFVPFMQDDSFKMVRYRLPLNKKRFGIYEPQNSFFKPKKIDLAIVPIVGVDSLNKRIGFGKGMYDRFFYRLGYKPTIVFTQLVLCKSKEILSDNYDIKADYIITG
- a CDS encoding GGDEF domain-containing protein is translated as MQEFFDKLCKLEKLEIEKNKINSNEELITLLLKRVPTKNVKVLVNILKQSLIPSISQDENEELEELFSSIEKNEKLIFEKDIQEKIEQFIAQRFEKDKKVIIEKTSDISKLVVIMEEFLNEAISSSGNGSKNVLNIKEKLKSIDINNANLNTLSKIQEELINAATSIEEEMNSVSSKLQSGKTKVQELEDKIKNLEDELNKTKNESMRDHLTGLLTRKTFYDELKRIDSSFTRIGTQYAIIFFDIDHFKKINDTFGHEGGDVVLSTFGKILNKSIRDLDIVGRYGGEEFIAIVHFKETKELLLFLKRIKSIVTENSFVYKDKQLKVTFSAGVTIRNSYKNYDEAITKADKLLYEAKNSGRNKIILENGMEF
- the rny gene encoding ribonuclease Y, with product MENMIVAVIAGFFSSAVTIFVLKKINKAKFEVFIEQAKAKAKIIEHEAEVALKDAQLKAKFECDREFKSARKEYENMLFKIEKKEKELNEHLESELRLIKRQKDEISENNRKIAILREGIEEQKRTYEQKTFEAIKILENASGLTKSEATELMLEKVKEDSRATIASIFRKKYKLAEQNSKQEVNNILSQAVTRYAGEFAAERLINNIPLNDEETKGKIIGKEGRNIKALEMLLGVDIIIDDTPNTITVSSFNLYRRAIATKTIQELLEDGRIQPARIEEIYKKVKAEFDKNIQKEGEDVVLELGIKSMHPELIKLVGRLRYRASYGQNALAHTLEVAHLAGLIAVQMGGDAILARRAGIMHDIGKALTHEAPGSHVDLGAEICKRYGECETVINAIYAHHGHEEPINVESAAVCAADALSAARPGARREVLESFLKRVEEIENITTSKVGVTNAYAINAGREVRVIVNAELVNDDEAILLATEIAKEIEQKVQYPGEIKINVIRELRAESYAR